In Antedon mediterranea chromosome 10, ecAntMedi1.1, whole genome shotgun sequence, one genomic interval encodes:
- the LOC140060531 gene encoding iron-sulfur cluster assembly 2 homolog, mitochondrial-like: MATANVLKLSQIIHRNVLKTLLAVNNTARHTTIVRSTANDATSKEEQEESKVTLSDSCVKQIKKIGAQGQHLRLSVEGGGCSGFQYMFSLESETTDEDRVFEKDGAKLVIDEMSLEYVKGSVVDYQEELIRSAFQIVNNPIAEKGCSCGASFSIKF, from the exons atggcgACAGCCAATGTTTTGAAATTGTCACAGATCATCCATCG aaatGTTTTAAAGACATTACTTGCAGTGAACAATACAGCGAGGCACACCACCATCGTTCGATCAACGGCAAACGATGCTACATCAAAGGAGGAGCAGGAGGAGAGTAAAGTCACCCTCAGTGATAGCTGTGTTAAA CAAATCAAGAAAATAGGGGCACAGGGACAACATTTGCGATTATCTGTTGAAGGTGGTGGCTGCTCCGGATTTCAGTACATGTTCTCATTAGAATCAGAAACTACAGATGAAGATAG GGTTTTCGAGAAAGATGGTGCAAAATTAGTTATTGATGAGATGTCGCTGGAATACGTAAAAGGGTCAGTCGTAGATTACCAAGAAGAACTAATCCGTTCAGCTTTCCAAATTGTTAACAACCCTATTGCGGAAAAAGGATGCTCTTGCGGCGCatcattttcaattaaattttaa